One stretch of Stanieria cyanosphaera PCC 7437 DNA includes these proteins:
- a CDS encoding efflux RND transporter permease subunit yields MKTFFTRWSIRNPVITVALYIGVLILSVLTLIIIPVRMMPYVQSPLVAVITRTPGSSPMEVETYISKPIEQRMTVLDGVRFVRSSSQQDLSLVTVQFAWGGDIDKAVRDVQSVMKSAEGDLPMDGINTRSYWVLPIDPLNRPVLTLALKAEGWDRVKLREFADNTLVDRLTNVQDVQSVFITGGYRRQLQVIVDRQKLAAYGLSILQVRDAIDNNNVSKGAGVLTQGDEEILVRADDRALNAQVVRNYPILEREGQIVYVRDVAEVKDTYEERRSAYRYNGESALAVNVIQKPDSSSPQVIARVRKELEKIESQYPGLEFEEAYDNSFLVELIKDSTTGELLISVALAGLVILLFLEDFRATAIVMISIPTTLALSMLPFIPFSMSLNSSTLVGMMMAIGKLVDDSIIVIDSIDRKLKEGKTPRQAAIQGTGEVFLASAAASCVMIAALIPTILSGGLTGLMFAGLILPMVFAFIASLVVSITLIPLLAAFFLKPIGETKGNRKTWLQWLLSPFRLGFQALEKGYGWLLNICLRNREITLAIAAATVVLAFALYPLVPQEMMPLGDSGQFVATIELEAGASFERTDRVAQQFESILLEQPEVEKVSSNVGFEITRNSTYFSGYSMGSVNTASSVVTLKDLNERNRDIWQIMDGVEEQARSTIPGLRRIAIKEMGVDVMATSAAPIQIAVYGEDLDILYPLADKVLEIAKDTPGLVMAHTSSALTQPEYKLEIDRRRAQELGLNIEEVAEQARYALNGGFTRKYYNRPNLRQNSILVRYPESDRAYGQNLAATYITTPNGQQVPLSTVATLKREYGATLIEHINGKRVVYVNGYYRKSSPASMDLSMAIAMRAGEELDFPPGYGLDSMGDMTDMMIEFDRLLKGLIVSIILIYLILVIQFGSFIQPLVMMLSIPLQLIGVFGALLLAQQTLSSVSILGIIILSGISVSAAILLLELILTKREEGVPRAEAIRQAAPVRLKAIFMTTLTTMIVIVRLAFYPETGMDAYSPIATVVLGGLTVSTLLTLIVIPIVYTFVDDITQSLSELRKMKRSTRKQLS; encoded by the coding sequence ATGAAAACTTTTTTCACCCGTTGGTCAATTCGCAACCCTGTAATTACTGTTGCCCTCTATATCGGGGTTCTTATCCTCTCGGTTCTTACCTTAATAATCATTCCCGTGCGAATGATGCCTTACGTTCAGAGTCCCTTGGTAGCAGTAATTACCAGAACTCCTGGTTCGTCCCCGATGGAGGTGGAAACCTATATCAGCAAACCCATCGAACAGCGAATGACTGTTCTGGATGGGGTGCGTTTTGTGCGTTCTAGTTCCCAACAGGATTTATCTCTGGTGACGGTGCAATTCGCCTGGGGTGGGGACATCGATAAAGCAGTTCGGGATGTGCAAAGTGTGATGAAATCGGCGGAGGGTGATTTGCCGATGGATGGGATCAATACCCGTTCTTATTGGGTGTTACCCATCGATCCGTTAAACCGTCCCGTTTTAACTCTGGCACTCAAGGCTGAGGGATGGGATCGGGTAAAGCTGCGGGAGTTTGCCGATAATACCCTAGTCGATCGCCTGACTAACGTTCAGGATGTCCAATCGGTTTTTATTACAGGTGGTTATCGCCGACAGCTACAAGTAATCGTCGATCGCCAGAAGCTAGCAGCCTACGGATTATCGATTCTTCAGGTCAGAGATGCGATCGATAATAATAATGTTAGTAAGGGGGCGGGAGTTTTAACTCAAGGAGATGAAGAAATTTTAGTAAGGGCAGACGATCGCGCTCTTAATGCTCAGGTAGTTAGGAATTATCCTATCTTGGAAAGGGAGGGGCAGATTGTTTATGTTCGAGATGTGGCAGAGGTAAAAGATACCTATGAAGAACGTCGCAGTGCTTATCGTTATAACGGCGAATCGGCATTAGCAGTTAACGTCATTCAAAAACCCGACTCTAGTTCACCGCAGGTAATTGCCAGGGTGAGAAAGGAATTAGAAAAAATCGAGTCTCAATATCCAGGTTTAGAGTTTGAAGAGGCTTATGATAACTCCTTCCTAGTCGAGCTAATTAAAGATAGCACCACAGGAGAATTATTAATTAGTGTGGCACTGGCGGGGTTAGTAATTCTGCTGTTTTTAGAGGATTTTCGGGCAACGGCGATCGTGATGATTTCCATCCCTACAACTCTCGCTCTTTCCATGCTGCCGTTTATTCCCTTTTCCATGTCCCTCAACTCCTCAACTTTGGTGGGGATGATGATGGCAATTGGGAAACTGGTGGATGATTCGATTATTGTCATTGACTCAATAGATCGCAAGCTTAAAGAAGGAAAAACACCCCGACAGGCAGCTATTCAGGGGACGGGAGAAGTATTTCTCGCCAGTGCTGCTGCTAGCTGCGTGATGATTGCAGCTTTAATCCCCACCATCCTTTCAGGGGGATTGACGGGGTTGATGTTTGCAGGGCTAATCTTACCAATGGTGTTTGCTTTTATTGCTTCGTTGGTGGTTTCCATTACCCTCATTCCCCTATTGGCAGCCTTTTTCCTCAAACCAATCGGAGAAACAAAAGGCAATCGTAAAACATGGTTGCAATGGTTACTATCTCCCTTCCGTTTGGGTTTTCAGGCATTAGAGAAAGGTTACGGCTGGTTGTTAAATATTTGCCTGAGAAATCGGGAAATTACTCTAGCAATCGCTGCTGCCACTGTTGTGTTAGCCTTTGCTCTCTATCCCTTAGTTCCCCAAGAGATGATGCCTCTGGGAGATTCGGGGCAGTTTGTCGCTACTATCGAATTAGAAGCAGGAGCATCTTTCGAGCGTACAGATCGAGTGGCACAGCAGTTTGAATCGATCTTATTAGAACAGCCAGAAGTAGAAAAAGTTTCTTCTAACGTTGGTTTTGAAATTACCCGCAACAGTACCTATTTTAGTGGTTACAGCATGGGTAGCGTCAACACAGCTTCCTCTGTTGTCACCCTCAAGGATTTAAACGAACGAAACCGCGATATCTGGCAAATTATGGATGGGGTGGAGGAACAAGCCCGTAGCACTATCCCTGGTTTACGGCGCATTGCCATCAAGGAAATGGGGGTAGACGTAATGGCTACCTCGGCAGCACCGATTCAGATTGCCGTCTACGGCGAAGATTTAGATATTCTTTACCCTCTAGCAGATAAGGTACTAGAGATTGCTAAAGATACTCCAGGGTTAGTGATGGCGCATACCAGTTCTGCTTTAACTCAACCCGAATATAAACTAGAGATAGATCGCCGTCGCGCTCAGGAATTGGGCTTAAATATCGAAGAAGTAGCCGAACAAGCCCGTTACGCTCTCAATGGTGGTTTTACTCGTAAATACTATAACCGTCCCAACCTCAGACAAAATTCTATCTTAGTCCGCTACCCAGAAAGCGATCGCGCCTACGGTCAGAATCTGGCAGCTACTTACATCACCACTCCCAACGGACAGCAAGTACCTCTCAGTACCGTTGCTACTTTAAAACGGGAATATGGAGCAACTTTAATCGAACACATTAACGGTAAACGGGTAGTTTACGTCAATGGTTACTATCGTAAATCCAGTCCCGCTTCGATGGATTTATCAATGGCGATCGCCATGCGTGCGGGAGAAGAGTTAGATTTCCCTCCTGGTTACGGTTTGGATTCGATGGGGGATATGACCGATATGATGATTGAATTCGATCGCCTGCTCAAAGGTTTGATAGTTTCTATTATCTTGATTTATCTCATTCTGGTAATTCAATTCGGTTCGTTTATTCAACCCCTGGTAATGATGCTTTCGATTCCCCTACAGTTAATTGGGGTATTTGGTGCATTATTACTAGCTCAACAAACCCTCTCATCCGTATCCATTCTGGGAATTATCATTCTTTCTGGTATTTCCGTATCTGCTGCCATTCTGCTACTGGAATTAATCCTTACCAAGCGGGAAGAAGGAGTACCCAGAGCCGAAGCCATACGCCAAGCTGCACCAGTGCGACTCAAAGCCATCTTTATGACTACCCTAACCACCATGATTGTGATTGTGCGACTGGCTTTTTATCCCGAAACGGGCATGGATGCTTATTCTCCCATTGCCACAGTGGTTTTAGGTGGACTAACAGTTTCTACCCTGCTGACTCTGATTGTGATTCCCATCGTTTATACCTTTGTTGATGATATTACTCAAAGTTTGAGTGAATTAAGGAAGATGAAACGTTCTACTCGTAAACAGCTATCTTAA
- a CDS encoding DUF411 domain-containing protein → MSKLLSKITITSIAIASALGGAYYLTSSQGVNQTLSDNNSVVAQNINTATLVSVWDRETEPDFSGTRKMTVYRSPSCGCCGIWVEHAEKHGFKIEDIKTEEMEALKQKHNVPAELASCHTTIIDGYVMEGHIPADDIKRFLAEKPDDLIGLAVPGMPIGTPGMEAKDIKQPFQVLAFNDKGEVKVFKEYQSY, encoded by the coding sequence ATGTCAAAACTACTATCTAAAATAACTATTACTTCAATTGCGATTGCCAGTGCGCTCGGCGGAGCTTATTATTTAACTTCCAGTCAGGGAGTTAATCAAACTTTGAGCGATAACAATTCAGTAGTTGCTCAAAATATAAATACCGCTACTTTAGTTAGCGTTTGGGATCGAGAAACCGAGCCAGATTTCTCTGGAACTAGAAAAATGACCGTATATCGCAGCCCTTCCTGTGGTTGTTGTGGTATCTGGGTAGAACACGCCGAAAAACATGGTTTCAAAATTGAGGATATTAAAACTGAAGAGATGGAAGCTCTCAAGCAAAAACATAATGTTCCAGCAGAACTAGCCTCCTGTCACACCACTATCATCGATGGCTACGTCATGGAAGGACATATCCCTGCCGATGATATCAAACGTTTCTTAGCCGAAAAACCAGACGATCTGATTGGATTGGCAGTGCCAGGAATGCCCATCGGTACGCCAGGAATGGAAGCAAAAGATATCAAACAACCATTTCAAGTATTGGCATTTAATGACAAGGGAGAAGTCAAGGTATTTAAAGAATACCAATCTTATTGA
- the rppA gene encoding two-component system response regulator RppA, which translates to MRILLVEDEPDLGAAIKQSLNNNNHVVDWALDGFDAWDYFKLKEYHLGIFDWLLPGLSGIELIKKIRQQQKSLPILMLTAKDSMDDKIVGLDAGADDYLVKPFDMPELLARLRALQRRTPQIQPQRLQVGNLSLDYGTNTFWLQEESGEIQVLLTKKEFQLLEYFMQHSNQIVTSEQLLERLWEFGAEPPSNVVAAQICLLRRKLAKYGCDEMLETVYGLGYRFQPVSSVK; encoded by the coding sequence ATGAGAATTCTGTTAGTTGAAGATGAACCAGATTTAGGGGCTGCTATCAAACAGAGCTTGAACAACAACAATCATGTTGTAGACTGGGCATTAGATGGTTTTGATGCTTGGGATTATTTTAAACTCAAAGAATATCATCTGGGAATTTTTGACTGGTTGTTACCTGGCTTATCGGGAATAGAACTAATTAAAAAAATTAGGCAACAGCAAAAATCTTTACCAATTTTGATGCTTACCGCGAAAGATAGCATGGATGATAAAATTGTTGGTTTGGATGCAGGGGCAGATGATTATTTAGTTAAACCCTTCGATATGCCCGAATTATTGGCAAGATTGAGAGCTTTACAAAGAAGAACCCCTCAAATACAACCCCAACGCTTACAAGTAGGAAATCTCAGTTTAGATTACGGTACTAATACTTTTTGGTTGCAAGAAGAATCGGGAGAAATACAGGTATTACTTACCAAAAAAGAGTTTCAGTTGTTAGAGTATTTTATGCAGCATTCCAATCAAATTGTTACCAGCGAACAGCTTTTAGAACGACTTTGGGAATTTGGTGCAGAACCTCCCAGTAATGTAGTAGCTGCCCAGATATGTTTATTACGTCGCAAGTTAGCTAAATATGGATGCGATGAGATGCTGGAAACCGTATACGGACTAGGGTATCGTTTTCAGCCTGTTTCCTCAGTCAAATAA
- the rppB gene encoding two-component system sensor histidine kinase RppB, giving the protein MKQNRLFERSRWRLASWYATIISIILLICAVGVYQAVAHAHQISINQELKSVAGTLHDSLLPVLQQPGKIEPEVKELLPNTCLVETGCYNPDRFQSLRLGVIGQDKYYLRLFDLSENLVAVAGMQPKLPQILTQQQWETLTDSQNIRYQQISFLLHTQQGQNWGYLQVGRSLQDVDRYVDNVRWVLLLGVPLVVLLVAGASWWLSELAIRPIYQSYRQMQQFTADAAHELRTPLAAIQATAQSNLMLPILSETEARNTLSKIVRQNKRLSSLVADLLTLCRIDGEISGNQSHQKREKVALANLIIEVEEDLAALAMASEIELASQVKVSQLEIIGDRSQLYRLITNLVTNAIQYTTAGGKVIISLTKEHHQGVISVRDTGIGIAKNEQKRIFDRFYRVDKARSRSKGGSGLGLAIAKAIALAHHGSLEVESEIGRGSNFILRLPQDR; this is encoded by the coding sequence GTGAAACAAAACCGACTTTTTGAGCGATCGCGCTGGCGACTAGCTAGCTGGTATGCAACGATCATCAGCATAATTTTATTAATCTGTGCCGTGGGAGTTTATCAAGCAGTTGCCCATGCCCATCAGATTAGCATCAACCAAGAACTAAAATCAGTAGCTGGAACTCTTCATGATAGTCTGTTACCTGTTCTCCAACAACCAGGGAAAATAGAACCTGAAGTCAAAGAGTTATTACCTAATACCTGCCTTGTAGAAACAGGGTGTTACAACCCCGACCGTTTTCAATCTTTGCGGTTAGGGGTAATTGGACAGGATAAATATTATTTACGTTTATTCGATCTGTCTGAAAATTTGGTAGCAGTGGCAGGAATGCAACCGAAATTACCTCAAATTCTCACTCAACAGCAATGGGAAACTCTGACTGACTCTCAAAATATCCGCTATCAGCAAATTTCTTTTCTCTTGCACACTCAACAAGGTCAAAATTGGGGTTATCTTCAAGTCGGCAGAAGTCTCCAAGATGTCGATCGCTATGTGGATAATGTTAGATGGGTGCTGTTGTTGGGAGTACCTTTAGTTGTGTTATTAGTAGCAGGTGCTAGCTGGTGGCTGTCAGAATTGGCAATCCGCCCTATTTACCAGTCTTATCGACAAATGCAGCAGTTTACCGCCGATGCTGCCCACGAACTGAGAACCCCTCTAGCAGCAATTCAAGCAACGGCTCAATCTAATCTGATGTTGCCTATCCTATCGGAAACGGAAGCGCGAAATACCTTAAGCAAGATCGTGCGACAGAACAAGCGATTGTCTAGTTTGGTGGCAGATTTATTGACTTTATGCCGTATTGATGGAGAGATAAGCGGTAATCAATCCCATCAAAAGAGAGAAAAAGTTGCTCTGGCAAACCTAATTATTGAAGTAGAAGAAGATTTGGCAGCCTTAGCTATGGCTTCAGAAATTGAACTAGCTTCTCAAGTCAAAGTATCTCAACTAGAAATAATCGGCGATCGCTCTCAGCTATATCGTCTGATTACTAATCTGGTAACTAACGCGATTCAATACACGACCGCAGGGGGTAAGGTCATTATTAGTCTGACAAAAGAACATCATCAGGGGGTAATTTCTGTTCGAGATACGGGTATTGGTATTGCTAAAAACGAACAAAAGCGTATCTTTGACCGCTTTTATCGGGTAGATAAGGCTCGTTCCAGAAGTAAGGGTGGCTCTGGGTTGGGGTTAGCTATTGCCAAGGCGATCGCTCTGGCTCATCATGGTAGTTTAGAAGTAGAAAGTGAGATCGGTCGGGGAAGCAACTTCATCTTGAGGCTACCCCAAGATCGTTAG
- a CDS encoding FixH family protein: MKKLILILLPLSLLAIACSPAQSDTQTTSPTPTETAQNKQESTATVNLVSPDPQAEIPMGDAEMILEVVDSNGNRVKVENLDVSATMPMDGMEDMMGKVEVTPADEPGRFKATTYFGMQGTWNVVASVKDPQYQAQQEFTVEVK; this comes from the coding sequence ATGAAAAAATTAATCTTAATTTTGCTTCCCCTAAGTTTACTGGCGATCGCTTGTAGTCCCGCCCAAAGCGATACTCAAACAACATCCCCTACTCCTACTGAAACAGCACAAAACAAACAAGAAAGCACTGCTACTGTAAATTTAGTCAGTCCCGATCCTCAAGCCGAAATTCCGATGGGTGATGCGGAAATGATCTTAGAAGTAGTAGATAGCAATGGCAATCGAGTAAAAGTAGAAAATCTAGATGTCAGCGCAACTATGCCAATGGATGGCATGGAAGACATGATGGGTAAGGTAGAAGTTACCCCCGCAGACGAACCTGGTCGTTTCAAAGCGACTACTTATTTTGGAATGCAGGGTACTTGGAATGTAGTTGCCAGCGTCAAAGACCCTCAATATCAGGCTCAACAAGAGTTTACTGTTGAAGTTAAGTAA
- a CDS encoding multicopper oxidase family protein, with amino-acid sequence MVKFNRRQFIALGAVGTGAALVGSWLRRDISDRSVTSAPVNSAPLYQSSNGLLELDLEASERLVNLGDRQANLLTYNGQIPAPRLEAKPGDKVRIHFTNNLEQPTNIHYHGLHIPITGNADNVFLKIEPGAKLTYEFQIPNNHPSGTFWYHPHLHGLVAEQLFGGLAGLFIVRGEGDEIPELKAAQEEFLVLQDFSIDDRGRRSDSAHMSLMMGREGEIITANGQVNPSISLTQNGLLCLRILNASPSRFYRLALEDHAFYHIATDGNNLNEPVEVDELLLTPGQRADILVRGEKESGQYRLLNLPYDRGSMGMMGGGMMGGRGMMGSNPDEAIALATVNYTSAVESVALPTKLNSIDLLPEPQTVRRFEINHGMTPGVGMAFLINGEYYQGDRADTQVKLNTVEDWELINTGVMDHPFHIHGNAFQVISRNGAAESLLAWRDTVLVKRGETVRIRIPFNDFTGKTVYHCHVLDHEDLGMMGNLIIEA; translated from the coding sequence ATGGTTAAATTCAACCGTCGCCAATTTATTGCTTTGGGTGCTGTTGGTACTGGTGCAGCTTTAGTCGGTAGTTGGTTGCGTCGAGATATTTCAGATCGATCTGTAACTTCTGCACCAGTTAATTCTGCACCCCTATATCAAAGCAGCAATGGATTACTCGAACTAGACCTAGAAGCCAGCGAACGTTTGGTAAATCTGGGCGATCGCCAAGCAAATCTTTTGACTTATAATGGGCAAATTCCCGCACCCCGTTTAGAAGCAAAGCCTGGGGATAAAGTTCGCATCCATTTTACTAATAACCTCGAACAGCCGACGAATATTCACTATCACGGCTTACATATTCCTATTACGGGCAACGCAGATAATGTTTTCCTGAAAATAGAACCAGGAGCAAAACTAACCTACGAATTTCAAATCCCTAATAATCATCCATCGGGTACATTCTGGTATCATCCTCACTTACACGGATTAGTAGCAGAACAACTATTTGGTGGATTGGCTGGTTTATTTATCGTGCGGGGTGAGGGTGATGAAATTCCCGAATTAAAAGCAGCCCAAGAAGAATTTTTAGTATTACAGGACTTTTCTATTGACGATCGCGGAAGACGTTCGGACTCGGCACATATGTCTCTAATGATGGGTAGGGAGGGAGAGATAATTACTGCGAATGGGCAAGTAAATCCAAGTATTAGCCTAACTCAAAACGGATTACTGTGCTTACGCATTCTCAATGCTTCTCCTTCTCGTTTTTACAGGTTAGCCCTAGAAGACCATGCTTTCTACCACATTGCTACCGATGGCAATAATTTGAACGAGCCTGTAGAAGTCGATGAATTACTACTGACACCAGGACAACGAGCCGATATTTTGGTCAGAGGAGAAAAAGAGTCGGGACAGTACCGCTTACTCAATTTACCCTATGACCGAGGCAGTATGGGCATGATGGGTGGTGGCATGATGGGCGGTAGGGGAATGATGGGCAGCAACCCAGATGAGGCGATCGCTTTAGCCACAGTCAATTATACTTCTGCTGTTGAGTCTGTAGCCTTGCCCACAAAACTAAATTCGATTGACCTATTACCCGAACCCCAAACAGTAAGACGCTTTGAGATTAATCACGGTATGACTCCTGGGGTGGGTATGGCTTTTTTAATTAATGGTGAATACTATCAGGGCGATCGCGCCGATACTCAAGTTAAACTCAACACCGTAGAAGATTGGGAACTAATCAATACAGGAGTAATGGATCATCCTTTTCACATTCACGGAAATGCTTTTCAGGTTATCAGTCGCAACGGGGCTGCGGAATCGTTACTTGCCTGGCGAGATACAGTGTTAGTTAAGAGGGGAGAAACCGTGCGCATTCGTATTCCTTTTAACGATTTTACAGGTAAAACTGTCTATCATTGTCATGTTCTCGACCATGAAGATTTGGGTATGATGGGCAATTTGATAATTGAAGCTTGA
- a CDS encoding efflux RND transporter periplasmic adaptor subunit: MSDNNENLSHYSLNSDGVTEDLTSHSITATEELREIESQKKSPSGSFRLGKTLLGLGVFALLTGNILVLTNHLKPSSSMAGMEGMDHGDMSHDEMMAVDGSFNPHPVRVETVKPQVLEASVSYTGTIKPYEEIMVYPRVAGQLTNYSVYPGDRVTAGQPIATLDASELTTGVAEAAAEVSTMETDLEMSKIEVDEQRSAIAQIEADLDYLNLKKDRFARLVKDGVISQDEFDVVDSEVRSKEANLKQARVKLARMEAQVTNNRAKINQAKAKVDTAKVMQGYTTITSPISGIVQERNVDPGVVVQPSMGIVQIGNYNRVRLQANVAQSDAVNINPGATVVATVPGSNIPPIKGKITSIFPQANSQTRTVTVEAVIDNPDGQLLSGKFLEMKIVTARKPSAITVPQAAVVEFQDQPSVWVVEGDTVTAQPVTLEMSTGDRIEITSGLESEQAVVTSGQHRLVENAPVAVINQSEQSIAMNKAATQDIQIQLISPDNRQVTMGDAQLILEVKDNRGQPIEVKDLEVSASMPMKNMAPMTAKVEVQPADKPGRFQVDTYLSMKGDWTITAQVKDPKNKGKQEFTLKVQ, translated from the coding sequence ATGTCAGATAATAATGAGAATTTGTCCCATTATTCTCTCAACTCCGACGGCGTAACGGAAGACCTTACTTCCCATTCAATTACTGCAACAGAAGAACTGAGAGAAATTGAATCTCAGAAAAAATCACCTTCAGGTTCATTTAGACTGGGAAAAACCCTTTTGGGACTGGGAGTTTTTGCCCTGCTGACGGGGAATATCCTGGTCTTAACCAATCATCTTAAGCCTTCTAGCTCGATGGCGGGTATGGAAGGAATGGATCATGGGGATATGTCTCACGATGAGATGATGGCGGTGGATGGTTCGTTTAACCCCCATCCCGTGCGGGTAGAAACCGTTAAACCCCAGGTGTTAGAAGCGAGCGTGAGCTATACGGGAACGATTAAACCCTATGAAGAAATTATGGTTTATCCCCGTGTGGCAGGACAGCTAACTAATTACTCGGTTTATCCAGGCGATCGCGTTACCGCAGGACAACCCATAGCTACCTTAGATGCTTCAGAGTTGACTACAGGTGTAGCTGAAGCAGCAGCAGAGGTTAGCACGATGGAAACCGACCTGGAAATGAGCAAGATTGAGGTAGACGAACAGCGAAGCGCGATCGCCCAGATTGAAGCCGATCTCGACTATCTCAACCTGAAAAAAGACCGCTTTGCCCGACTGGTTAAGGATGGGGTAATTTCCCAAGATGAGTTTGATGTAGTCGATAGCGAAGTCAGAAGCAAAGAAGCTAACCTCAAGCAAGCACGGGTGAAATTAGCGCGGATGGAGGCACAGGTAACTAATAACCGTGCCAAGATTAATCAAGCCAAAGCTAAAGTCGATACTGCCAAGGTGATGCAGGGTTACACCACCATCACTTCTCCCATTTCGGGCATCGTCCAAGAACGGAACGTCGATCCTGGGGTAGTGGTTCAACCGAGTATGGGCATCGTTCAAATCGGCAATTACAATCGGGTTCGCTTACAGGCTAATGTCGCCCAGAGTGATGCTGTAAATATTAATCCAGGGGCGACAGTAGTTGCTACTGTTCCTGGCAGTAACATTCCACCAATTAAAGGAAAAATTACCAGCATCTTTCCCCAAGCTAACAGTCAAACTCGTACCGTAACGGTAGAGGCAGTTATCGATAATCCTGACGGACAATTGCTTTCTGGTAAGTTCCTCGAAATGAAGATTGTCACTGCCCGTAAGCCCAGTGCCATTACTGTTCCTCAAGCTGCGGTGGTGGAATTTCAAGACCAACCCTCAGTATGGGTAGTAGAAGGAGATACGGTAACAGCCCAACCCGTAACCTTGGAAATGTCAACGGGAGACAGAATAGAAATTACCAGTGGTTTAGAGTCGGAACAAGCGGTAGTAACTTCAGGACAACATCGCTTGGTAGAAAATGCCCCCGTAGCGGTCATCAACCAGTCCGAACAATCTATCGCAATGAATAAAGCTGCTACTCAAGATATTCAAATCCAGTTAATCAGTCCCGACAATCGACAAGTGACAATGGGGGATGCCCAATTAATACTAGAAGTGAAAGACAATCGGGGTCAACCTATAGAGGTAAAAGATTTAGAAGTTAGCGCGTCAATGCCGATGAAAAACATGGCACCGATGACGGCAAAAGTAGAAGTTCAACCCGCAGACAAACCTGGTCGCTTTCAAGTTGATACCTATCTCAGCATGAAAGGGGACTGGACGATTACGGCTCAAGTCAAAGACCCCAAGAATAAAGGTAAGCAAGAGTTTACCCTCAAAGTCCAATAA
- a CDS encoding type II toxin-antitoxin system VapB family antitoxin — protein sequence MAINIKNVEADRLARELSEITGETITEAVIKSLAERLEREKNKQITPLPLQQELLNIAQRYQTLPTLDNRTEEEILGYNDGY from the coding sequence ATGGCGATTAATATTAAAAACGTTGAAGCAGATAGACTGGCTAGGGAATTAAGCGAAATAACTGGAGAAACAATCACAGAAGCTGTAATTAAATCTTTGGCTGAAAGACTAGAAAGGGAAAAAAATAAACAAATTACTCCTTTGCCTTTACAACAAGAACTACTAAATATTGCTCAACGGTATCAAACCCTGCCGACTTTAGATAACCGAACAGAGGAAGAAATTTTGGGTTACAACGATGGTTATTGA